From Glycine soja cultivar W05 chromosome 4, ASM419377v2, whole genome shotgun sequence, the proteins below share one genomic window:
- the LOC114409693 gene encoding protein IMPAIRED IN BABA-INDUCED STERILITY 1-like, whose translation MGCVSSKQAVSVTPAIDHYGAFRSNAGGPCEPEKKRTESGGGPSQSEVGESGRTSSNCESLSFRLGNLQKYVQGEHVAAGWPAWLSAVAGEAIQGWVPLRADAFEKLEKIGQGTYSSVFRARELETRKIVALKKVRFDNFEPESVRFMAREILILRRLDHPNIIKLEGLITSRLSCSIYLVFEYMEHDITGLLSSPDIKFTEPQIKCYMKQLLAGLEHCHLRGVMHRDIKGSNLLVNNEGVLKVADFGLANYVNSGHRQPLTSRVVTLWYRPPELLLGSTDYDPSVDLWSVGCVFAELLVGKPILQGRTEVEQLHKIFKLCGSPPDEYWKKSKLPHATLFKPEQPYDSCLRQSFKDLPATSVHLLQTLLSVEPYKRGTATSALSSEYFKTKPYACDPSSLPVYPPSKEIDAKHRDESRKKISGRVRGTATRKQSRKPLGFNKLAPAEGLASQTQTSQKVNGRYFHILEEEKIKIGDKAQKSSSGKPEDAFHMKNASQGDIPLSGPLQVSTSSGFAWAKSRKDDTSFRSHCRTISRGHIFNALEPSTLNTRNNLDTTNQENKEFCGRYPNSRGHDLLEISKLSMQNQWSKFDRPDSFDASDEYHSQELSTALYHREDSVSKRSNLTFQDQGEKVEFSGPLLSQMHTVDELLERHERHIRRTVRRSWFQRGKKLGK comes from the exons ATGGGGTGCGTGAGCTCGAAGCAAGCGGTGTCAGTGACGCCGGCGATTGACCACTACGGCGCCTTCCGGAGCAATGCGGGTGGTCCGTGCGAGCCGGAGAAGAAGAGGACCGAGTCTGGAGGAGGACCGAGTCAGAGCGAGGTAGGTGAGTCTGGCAGAACGAGTTCGAATTGCGAGTCGCTGAGCTTCAGGCTGGGGAACCTCCAGAAGTACGTGCAGGGCGAACACGTTGCAGCCGGCTGGCCCGCCTGGCTCAGCGCCGTCGCCGGCGAAGCCATTCAAGGCTGGGTCCCCCTCCGCGCCGACGCCTTCGAAAAACTCGAGAag ATAGGGCAGGGGACGTACAGTAGTGTGTTTAGGGCGAGGGAGCTTGAGACGAGGAAGATAGTGGCATTGAAGAAGGTGCGGTTCGACAATTTCGAACCGGAGAGTGTGCGGTTCATGGCGCGTGAGATACTGATCCTGCGACGGCTTGATCACCCCAATATCATAAAGCTTGAGGGTTTGATTACTTCGAGGTTGTCGTGTAGCATATACCTCGTGTTTGAGTACATGGAGCATGACATTACAGGGCTCTTGTCTTCACCTGATATCAAGTTCACTGAACCGCAG ATTAAGTGCTACATGAAACAGTTGTTGGCTGGTCTTGAGCACTGTCACTTGCGAGGAGTGATGCATAGGGACATTAAGGGGTCGAATCTTTTGGTGAATAATGAAGGGGTTTTGAAGGTGGCAGATTTTGGGTTGGCAAATTATGTCAATTCTGGGCACAGGCAACCTCTGACGAGTCGTGTTGTCACCTTGTGGTACCGGCCGCCAGAGCTTTTGCTCGGTTCGACAGATTATGATCCGTCTGTGGATCTTTGGAGTGTTGGCTGTGTGTTTGCGGAGCTGCTTGTTGGGAAGCCTATACTTCAGGGGAGAACAGAG GTTGAACAACTGCACAAAATTTTCAAGCTCTGTGGCTCCCCACCTGACGAATACTGGAAAAAGTCTAAACTTCCTCATGCAACTTTATTTAAGCCAGAGCAACCATATGATAGTTGCCTTCGACAGTCCTTTAAAGATTTGCCAGCGACCAGTGTACATCTGCTACAAACTCTTCTTTCTGTTGAACCATACAAACGTGGAACTGCAACATCTGCTCTATCATCAGAG tatttcaaaacaaaacctTATGCATGTGACCCATCAAGCTTGCCAGTATACCCACCTAGCAAGGAAATCGATGCAAAACACAGGGATGAATCAAG GAAAAAGATTAGTGGACGAGTTCGAGGAACTGCAACAAGAAAACAGTCAAGAAAGCCTCTGGGATTCAATAAACTAGCCCCAGCAGAG GGTTTGGCAAGTCAAACTCAGACTTCCCAGAAGGTCAATGGTAGATATTTCCACATCCTTGAAGAAGAGAAGATTAAAATAGGTGACAAAGCACAAAAGTCATCCAGTGGTAAACCTGAAGATGCTTTCCATATGAAGAATGCATCGCAAGGAGATATTCCCCTTTCTGGACCATTACAAGTTTCAACATCAAGTGGCTTTGCATGGGCAAAAAGCCGTAAAGATGACACTTCATTTCGATCCCATTGTCGAACTATTTCAAGAGGACATATTTTCAATGCATTAGAACCTTCTACATTAAATACAAGAAATAATTTGGACACCACAAACCAGGAAAATAAGGAGTTTTGTGGGAGATACCCCAATTCTAGGGGCCATGACCTACTTGAAATTTCTAAGCTTTCAATGCAGAACCAGTGGAGTAAGTTTGATCGCCCAGACTCATTTGATGCTTCAGATGAGTACCACTCACAAGAATTGTCTACGGCCCTTTATCACAGAGAAGATTCAGTATCCAAGAGAAGTAACCTG ACTTTTCAAGATCAAGGAGAAAAGGTTGAATTTTCTGGACCCCTACTATCTCAAATGCACACAGTTGATGAGCTCTTGGAAAGGCACGAGCGCCACATCCGGCGAACTGTCCGGAGATCATGGTTTCAGAGAG GTAAGAAGCTAGGGAAGTAA